The following nucleotide sequence is from Mangifera indica cultivar Alphonso chromosome 1, CATAS_Mindica_2.1, whole genome shotgun sequence.
AGGAATATCCAACCTTGCTATAATTGTAGAAAATGTCGAGCTCACATACATTTTTGAAGCATTTGTCTAATGTCTCCACAAAAACTGCAGGCATCAAAGTTTAGGTAAAGTAAACCAAGAGGAAGAAAGAATTAATTGTTACATAATCAATAAACCATTTGCTACAACATTCAGCTTATTCTGTACAGAAAGGAGATCCACAATGAACCTATACTATtgcatcaaataaaaaatatatttgccaCAACGAACTGCCACTAAGATAATCATCATGAAAGGATGATCACTAGATTGACATAAAGTTGCCAAAAGTGCAGTGCAATTAACTCCAACATCAAAATGTTTAACAACAAAATTCCCCTTTTACTAACAACCaaatgtaaatatatttatacttaaactatgtaaaatttttatctatggCAAAACAGAGACAACAAAAAGCTTGCTGTCTAGAGAAATTACCTTGGATGAGATCAAGCATAGCTAGCTCATTTTCAGAACtatcaaatatcaaaacaaAGTAAAGAGTTGCATAGTGCTTATACACAAGGCGAGTACCCTGCCAGccaaaacaaaaggaaaaaacagTAACCATGAGCAATTTAATTACAGTaactacaaaaataataataataataataataaggaagAACAGGCGGTGAAAATACCGGGCCGAAAATTAAATCGGCCTCTATGAAATTGCTGGCATTTTCAGCTCTACTGGACAAGgctgtaaaaataaaaataaaaattgataaaggaATCAAAGATCAATGAGATAATTGTGTTGTTGAGCGCATAAGAGATTGAAAACCTCCAAAAACGCTGCGTATCAGCTCCTGCTGCCTCTCCACCGGCtgagataaaaagaaaattgataattaatcaatatGAATAAATTCGGCAAAAGTTGATAGTTGAAGGGATGGAGAGAGGGACCTGAAAATCGTAAAATTTGGCAAGACGAGGCTTGCCTTGAGTGTTCATCACCATCACCGATCTTATCATACCTGTTTTCTTCGCCTTCTCTCCCTCGCTTTGttttttttactcttttcaGTTTCCTTAAATATAGAGTTTCGACTTCTTTAAAATCCTAAGTTCATCCCTAAGCTTACAAAACTCTTTCTTTGACCCCTTATGATGTGGAATTGTCATAGCCgcttagaaaatagaaaacgaTAGCATAAAAATGACTGCAATGTTAGTGCTAATTAGTAAGTAAATTTTGAGATACAATGATCACACTCATGACTAATCAGATgagttaaaatttcataaatataataaaaactcaaacccAAATCTTTTCCCTTGAAGTTCTTgtaaaatttgtgtttgattcaacaacttatattaatataagaatCTTATAATTCAACAACTGTGATCCTGTAGCCATAAATATTTGTTTGCTTAACCATTTATGACGTCCTTCGATTGTCCATCCGAGGGGACAAATTTCTGctaataaaataaacagaaaGGTAGAGGATGAACTGTGGTCAAAAGAGAATTCATTTCATTTCGATTATAACTAAGCCACTCTGATCTGATTATTAAAACTGTAAAAAAGGGCAGCCAAAAATATTCCGCATTgcgtattattattattttttttttttacaggaaGCAACTTcagccaaattttttttttgaaataaaaaaaagcctCAACAGCTGAAAACTATGAAAGACTTGACATTCAAACAGAATCTACAAACCAATACAATAAGATTCTCAAGCCTTTGCCAAACCACCATTCTGCCACATGTGCTTGGTTCAGTCCATTTCATGGAACCACCAAGACATGTATTGCAGGCTTAGAAAAGCtctttcaaaattgattaattgcTCAAGCCTCAAAAGTTTACACGATGATGGCTATTTATGATCCTAAAGTTAGAAAAATTCTGATTAACAACATTGACGTAATAATCATCGTCTCCTTAGTGCTGAGACTTTGGCTTTCATATTTTGTGATTCTCTAAAGCAAACAAAATGCACTAGTGTTTTCCCATTGGGATAGACTGCAAAAACACTTGTTCCTAGTTTCTTGTGGCAAAGGGAGCACATACTGTCACTGGTTATCTTCAGCACTGTTTTTCTCTGGTTGTAGAGCTCATCTTTCACCTGTTTCATGCAATCATTCTTTCAGAGAACTAAAGGAAATCAAACATAAAAGCAGGAGATCATGCAAACTACATATTCCACTGCTGAGAATGGGGAGAAATTAAACTAAATGCATGGACATTATAATAACAAGTTTATATAGCCAAAAACATAGCCGATTTATTCAAGATACAACCACAAGAACTTGGATAATAATCTTGAAGTTAAAAAGATTATCTAAAACCCTACTCAAGGTCTTGCAACAAGAGATATTTGGTAGAT
It contains:
- the LOC123211985 gene encoding AP-3 complex subunit sigma-like, with product MIRSVMVMNTQGKPRLAKFYDFQPVERQQELIRSVFGALSSRAENASNFIEADLIFGPGTRLVYKHYATLYFVLIFDSSENELAMLDLIQVFVETLDKCFKNVCELDIFYNYSKMHTILDEIIFGGQVLETSSTEVIKAVEEISKLETASNAITLVSKSVSSWRSR